The genomic window TCGCCGGCGAGCAGCACCTTGCCCATGGCCATGGCCTCCAGGGGCTTGAGGGGCGTGACCAGATCGGTGAGGCGCATGGGATAGCGCGGATAGACCAGGAAATCGACCAGGGCATAGACGCCGGGAATGCGCTGATGGTCGATGCGCCCCGGCAGGATGACGCGCTCGGCGATGCCGAGTTGGGCGATGAGCTGTTTCAATTCGCCTTCGGTTTCGCCGCCGCCCACCAGCAGCAGCACGGTGTCGGCGCGCTCGCTGCTGATTTCGGCGAAGGCGCGCACCAGCAGATCGAGGCCTTCGTAGCGATAGAAGGAGCCGATGAAGCCGATGACGGTTTTTCCGGCGAGATTCCAGGCCTGTTGAAATTCAGCGTCGGGGGGCGAGGGCTTGAAGTCGTCGGGATTGACGCCGTTGAACACCGGGGTGATCTTGTCCTCGGGAATGCCGCGCTTGACCAGATCGTATTTCAGCCCATTGCACAGGATGGCGACCTGATCGACCTGACGGCAGGCGCGGGTCTCGATGCCGCGCACCAGTTTGTACTTGCAGGATTCCTCGGCATAGGTGCCGTGATCGACGGCGGCGTCTTCCCAGAAAGCACGGATTTCATAAACCACGGGCAGCCCGAGCTTGCGCCCGGCGCGCACGGCGGGAATGGCGTTGAGCACCGGCGAGTGGGCATGCAGGATGTCGGGCTTTTCGGTTTCGGCGACCTCGAGAATGCGTTTGGTGAGCGCGCGCATGATGCGCCCTTCGGTGATGAAGGGCACGCTGCTTTCCTCGACGCGGCCGGTGCGGTGATAGGTGAAGCCGCCGATCTCCTCGCGCGGCGCCCAGGCACCCTTCCAGCTCTGCTCATGCTTGGGCGAGGTCACCACAAGCGGCTGCCAGCCCCGAGCGCGCTGCGCGCGAAAGATGCTCTGGCTGCGGAAGGTGTAGCCGCTGTGCAGGGGCAGGCTGTGGTCGAGAATGTGCAGAATTTTCATGGCATATGTCCTTGCGTGACAATCATTTTACCCGTAGGGGCGACCCGGTGGGTCGCCCTGGGCGAGGCAACGCCTCGCCCCTACGATTATCGCCCGTTCAAATCGGGCGCAGCATGCTGCGCCCCTACAACGATTTCACCAATATATCGACGATGCGCCCTGCCGCGTGGCCGTCCCACAGGGGCGGCACCTGCTTTTTCTCGGCCTGGCCGCCGAGCACCTTGGCGGCGGCGGCGAGGATCTGTTGTTTGTCCGAGCCCACCAGTTGGTTGGTGCCTGCGGTGACGGTGATGGGGCGCTCGGTGTTGTGGCGCAGGGTGATGCAGGGCACGCCCAGCACCGTGGTTTCCTCCTGGATGCCGCCGGAGTCGGTAAGGACGATGCGGGCATCCTTGTTGAGCTTGAGAAAATCGAGATAACCCAGGGGCTCGCTCAGGATGAAGCCCTGGGCGAGAAGATCGTCCAGGCCGAATTCGCTGATGCGCTTGCGGGTGCGCGGATGTACGGGAAACACCAGGGGCAGCTCGCGGGCGATGGTGCTCAGGGCTTCGAGGATGCCGCGCAGATTACCGGGCTCATCGACGTTGGAGGGCCGGTGCAGGGTGACCACCCCGTAGCTCTTGGGCGCCACGCCGAGTTGCCGCAGGATGGGTGAATCATCGGCGCGCCGCACATGCTTCATCAGGCTGTCGATCATGGTGTTGCCGACGAAGAAGATTTTTTCCTCGGGGATGCCTTCGCGGCGCAGATGCTCGGAGGCCAGTTCCTCGGTGGTGAACAGAAAGTCGGCGACGCTGTCGGTCATGAGGCGGTTGATCTCCTCGGGCATGGCGCGATCAAAGCTGCGCAGACCGGCCTCGACGTGCGCCACGGGGATGCACAACTTGGCGGCGGCCAGGGTGGCGGCGAGAGTCGAATTGACGTCGCCGACGACGATCACCACGTCGGGCCGTTCGCGCTCGAGCACCGGCTCGATGCGCATGAGCACTTCGCCGGTCTGGCGCGCATGGCTTCCCGATCCGACTTCGAGATCGACGTCGGGCTTGGGCATGCCGAGATCGACGAAAAACAGCTTGCTCATCTTTTCATCGTAGTGCTGCCCGGTATGCACCAGCAGGTAGTCGATGCCGCGCCGCTTGAGTTCATCGATGATGGGCGCGACCTTCATGAAGTTGGGGCGCGCGCCGACGACACATAAGATTTTCATAGAAATTTCTCCAACTTTTCCATATTGCGCCGCCAGTCGAAATTCTCCACCACGAACCGCCGGGCGGCTTCTCCCAACTGCCGACGCGCCGCGGGGTCTTGATACAAATCGATCACGGCGCCCGCGAAGGCTTTGTGCCCATCGGCCACCAGAAGATGGTCCCCGTCCTTGGCGCCGACGCCCTCGGCCACTTTGCGCGTGGTCACGACGGGCCGTCCCATGGCCATGGCTTCAAGCACCTTGTTCTGCACCCCGCGCGCCAGGCGCAAGGGGATGACGCTGACCGCCGCCCGCGCGTACCAAGGGCGGATGTCATCCACGAAGCCCGTGACCTGTACCCCCGCGATTTGCCCCAAGGCCTGCACCTCGGGTGTCGGCTTGCCGCCGACGATACAAAAATCGGCATCGATGCCGGCCTCGCGGATCCGCGGCAGGATTTCGCGGCAAAACCACACCACGGCATCGACATTGGCGTGATAGTCCATGGCGCCGGTGAAGACGAGATCGCCGGCGGAATCATCCGTCGTAGGGGCGACCCGCTGGGTCGCCCTTGGGCGAGGCAACGCCTCGCCCCTACCAGCACCGGGGGCAAAATAATCGAAATCCACGCCGTTGCCGACGACATGGAGGTTGCGGGCGGCGGGAACGAGATCGCGGAACAGGCGCACTTCCTGGTCGGTGGTGAACACGGAATGATCAAACGTCTGGTTGACGCGCGCCTCGTAGGCCAACAATCTCTTTTGCTCCAGGCCGTAAACGATGTTCATGGGGAATTTCGCATCGACGGCATACTGCCCCCATTTGTCGGAATCCACGTCGCAAAAATCCATGATCCGTTTGGCCCCTTGGCCGGCCAGGGCATCGGATCGGAACACATATTCGGCCATGGGGCCGGAAAAGCAAACGACGGCATCAAACTTTCGGGTGGTCGCCCAGGCGTCGATGGCGCGTTGCAGCCTGGGCGAGTAAAAGTAGGGCAAACTCAAGGGCTTGCCGAGCAACATTTGAGGCGCGACCTGAATTTTTTTCCAGCGCGGCTCGATCCGCTCCCAGGCCAGGTCGACACAGAATTCCCGCAAGGCATCGACATGCTTGATGTCGGCGGGATCGTCGACGAGAAAAGCGAGATACAGATCGTGCATTTCAGCGAGGTGCTTCACCTCGTGGAACGTCCGGATCTTGTCCCCCTTGTTGGGCGGATAGGGGATGCGATGGGCAAGGTAAAGAATGTTTTTTCTCATAGGGAGATGTACTTGCGAATGCGTGGACCCAGCCAGAGGGTGCCCGCCTCGGGCATTCGACTCCAGAGCGCCGCCGCCATGCGCCGCTTTCTCGAGGGCGTGGCGTCCGTGCCTTGACGGGTCGCCGCAGCGGCTTCATACCAATGGAGCGGATGCGGCCGTGCCCCCCACTGTTCCTTGAATCGATAGGTTCCTTCCCCCGGCGTCGAGCGGCCGAAATCAAAGACCTTGAAGCCCTCGTCGGCGGCCTGGGAGAGAAATGTCCAATAGAGAAGCATGTTGGCGTTGAGGTTGTTGTACTTGCGCAAGGACGAAGCCCAGGGGATGGAGATCGTCGTCGCATGGCGCAGCACGATCCCCGCCGCGGCGGCCTTGCCGTGCGGCGTATAGACGACGGCGACCCGCGCCCGTTGGCCATAAGCGCTAACAACGGCCTCGATCCAGCGACGGCTGTGCACCGGCGAACCGAGGTCACGCATGTTGGCGGAAAAAATCCCGTAGAAATCCCCCACCAGTTCGGCCCCGCCGAGCTTTGTCGTCAATCCGTCGCGCGCGGGCTTGTTGACCTGGCTGCGCAGCTTGGATTTCAGCGAGGACAGAAGCGCGGCGGAACCCGACGGCAGATCGAGAAGCATGCGCACCTTGCCGGTTTGGGCTTCGCCGGCGAAGGCCAGGGGCGCCGTCGAGCGGATCGTGCAGCGGGCGCCTCGACGCTCGGCGAGGACCAGCGCCTCGTGATACAAGGCCTCGGCGACCTCCGCGCTGTCGGCCAGCACGCCGCCCGCATCGCAGTAAGGCAAGGAAATGAGGGCGCGTCCGGCCAAGGGCACGCGGAAATCAATCAGGGGCAAAACCCCGCGCAGGGTCGAACCCTGTTTCGCGAGAAGATAGGCTCCCCGAAAGCCATAGGCGGATTCCACCGCCTGTTTCCAGCCCGTGAGCTGATACGCCGTGCCTTCGGTTCGACTCAGCACGAACTCGTCCCAGGCAGGGCCGTCGCTCTCTTGAAAACCGCGAATGTTCATTGAATCCCAAACACCTCGCGAATCGGCGCGAAACGAAAATCCTTGAGCAGCCGCACGAAACGCTTTTCCGTCTTGTCGAGATTGAGATAGTGGCGAAAGCGGCTTTTCCACCCCGCTCCGCTCATGCGCGGCTGCCCGGGGTCGAGTTCCCAGGGATGCAGATAGAACACGAAGGGCCGCTTCTCGTCGGTATTGATGCTGTTGAGTCCCCAACGGGTGACGGCGTAGGGAAACAGGCGAAAATAACCCCCGCCGGCGATGGGGATGTTGCGTCCGCCGAGGCGCACCGTGGAAACGGGGATGGAATGAAGCGCCTTGGTTTCCTGAAGGGTATGCGGCAGCGGGCACCAGGAGCCGTCGGCCCCCTTGACCGCCATGCACGAAAACCGCGGCCAGTGAGGCATGCCGTAAAAATCATGACGCACCGGACAGATGCTCGAATCGTAGAGATAGCCGGCGGCGTGCAGTTCGTCGAAGGCCCAGGGCGTGCGCTCGGAGATGGAATAGCTCGGCGCCCGGTAGCCGTGGACCGCTCGGCCGCAGAGATCTTCGAGCAGCCCCTTGCTGCGGCGCACATCCTCGCGAAAGGCAGCGGGGTCGAGAAAACAGATGCGCTGATGCCCGAAGCCGTGACTGGCGATCTCGTGGCCGCCCGCCGCGATGCGCCGCACCAAATCGGGGCAGCGCTCGGCGACCCAGCCGAGGATGAAGAAGGTGGCGCGCACCCCGCCCGCCTCGTCGAGCAGTTCGAGCACCCGCTCGGTGTTGCGCTCGACGCGCAGTTCGCGGCACTCCCAGGTGTCGGGGGGGCTGATCCCCTCGAAGGCCGATACCTGGAAATAGTCCTCGACGTCGATGCTGAGAGCGTTGAGCGTCATCCGAACATCCGTTTGAGAAGCCCTGGTTGCGGGGCCGGTTTGGCGGTCTGGGTCGGCGAGGTCGGGCGACTTTGCTGGTCGCGCACCTGCGTCTTGAGGGCTTCGATCTCAAACTGCACCTGCTGCAAGGTTTTGTAGATCAGGCCCACATCCTTGGCCAAACGATCCAGGCTGCCGCTCAGCACGCGGTTGTTTTCGCTGATCAGCAGCGCCGCGTCGCCGCCCTTTCCTTCCGTATCGGCGGGCAGGGCACTGATTTTTTCTTCCAGGGACTGCATGTGCTGAATCAGCCGATCCAGCAGATCCGGCGAAGGCGGGGATTCGGATACGAGCGCCTTGGGTGGGGTGACGCGATCGGTCCAGTAACGGTGATCGAGGTCGAGATCGCCCAGCACGTCGCGGGCCAGATCCAGGTTCAACTCGCGGGTTTCCTCGGCAAAGGCGGCGACCAGCAGAAAATCGCAGATGATGTTGATGAGACGCGGAATGCCCCGGCTGTAGCTGTGAATGGCGTCGAACACCTCGGGACTGGTGCTCACCGCCGCGCGATTGCCGGCTTTTTCCATGCGATGCAGGATGTACTCCTCGACCTCTTCCCGCGTCAGGGGATCGAGATGGCAGCTGACGCTGATGCGCTGGCGCAACTGGCGAAGTTCGGGTCGCGCGATCATGGCACGGATTTCGGGCTGGCCGACGAGAATGATCTGCAGCAGCTTGGCGCTGTCGGTTTCGAGGTTGGAGAGCAGGCGGATTTCCTCGAGGTGCTCGGGGCTCAGGTTCTGCGCCTCGTCGATGATCAGCACCGGCTGCATGCCCTTGCCGAACTCGTCGATGAGGAAGCTGTTGAGGTCGCGGATCAGCTCGCCCTTGCCCTTGCCTTCCACCGCGAGGCCAAAATCTTCGTTGATCATGGCGATCAACTGCGCGGAGTCGACACTGGTGTTGAACACGATGGCCAGGGGCGTCTTGCCGCGGATGCTGCGCACCAGGTTGCGCACCAGGGTGGTCTTGCCCGCGCCGACTTCGCCGCTCAGAAGAATGAAGCCGACCTTCTCCTTGATGCCGTAATCGAGGTAGGTGATGGCCTTTTTGTGCGACTTGCTGGGAAACAGAAAGTCGGGGTTGGGCACCAACTCGAAGGGCTTGCGGGTGAAATTGAAAAACGCCTCATACATCAGAACACAAACCTCATTTCCGCCCAGACGATGTTGTTGGTGTAGTCGTTGCCGCCGATGTCGGAGTCGTTCTTGTTCCAGGTGTAACCAAGGTGAAAACGACCGATGCGCATGTCGCGATACAGGCCGAGGCGCGTGCCGTAGCGCTTGAACTTCTCGCTGGGCACCCCCAACTCCTCGCGGTCATGGCGCGTCAGCAGCACCAGGTAGCTCAACCCCACCTTGTTGGTCCAGGGGTATTCGCCGCCCACGGAAACACCGAGGGTTTCATCGAAGCGATCCAGAATGAGATAGTCGCTCTCGCGGTAGAACACGGACCAGCGCGAGGTCAGTCTCGGGGTGAATTCGATGAAGGCTTCATAGCGCTTGTTTTCCACCAGCCCATTGTTCACGGAAAAGCTGGTCGTGATGTCGTAGCGGGCGCCCAGGGTTTTCTCTGGCCCCAGCAGGTAACGAAAGCCGAGGCCATAGAGATCCAGGGTCTGATTGGCGCGATCCAGGTAGTCGATCCAGCCCTTGCCGTAGTAGCCGTCGAAACTCAGCCGCTCGGTGGGCGCCCAGTTGAGCCCGGCGCGGGCGTCGCTGCGGTCGAAATCCCGGTCGGCGTCGGGCGTGGGGCCGCGATCATTGCTGCGGGGCCGATGCAGCGAATGGCTGCCGCTCACCCAGCCCTGTACTTTCGCGCTGATTTCCTTGGTCAGGGTCAGCGAGCCGGTATGGTTTTCGTAGTCGATGGCTTCGTCGCGCTCGTACCAGACGTTGTCGTAAATGTAGTCGGCGCGCAGGGTGACGGTGCGCCAGGGCTGCAGGCGCAGATAAGGATTGACGCGCAGGCGGTTGGAGTCGGTGAGGTTGATGAGGTCGTTGTCGATGCCGCCGGCGCCGCCTTCGTCGATGGTCACGCGCTCATAGACGTCGGTGATGTTGAGGAACAGCACCTCGCGGTAGAGATTGAAGTCGGCGGCGAGACTGGCCCTCTGGCTCTGACGCAACGAGTCTTCGTTGCGTTCGCTGTGATCGAGGTAATAGCGAAAGCGCAGGCCGTAATCCAGGGACAGGGTCACGGGGCGAGTTTCCCAGGTGAGGTTGAACCCGGGATGCAGGGTGGTGATGAAGTCGGACTCCTTGTTGTCCTTGGTGAGGGACAGGTTGTCGTTGTATTCCCCACGCACCAGCACGCGCGGCGTGAAGCTGAATGCCGCCTGCGCCGCGGACGCGCACAACAACAAAAGGGAACCAGCGGCGGCCAATTGAAATATCATTGATTTCATGGAAAACCCATACCCTGTAGAGGCGACCCGGTGGGTCGCCCGGGGCGAGGCCTTGCCTCGCCTCACCATCCCCCGATGACAGGGCGCACGGCGGTGCGCCCCTACGATCCCTTCTCCGCGTATTTGTAATAGCCGTAATAGCCGTAATACCCCGTGCCGGTGATGCCGCCATCGATGTCGTTGCAGACCACCCCGAGCAGATTGGGGGTCTTGAGCGAGGCCAGGGCTTCCTTGAGCTTGTCGAAGGGGGTGTAGTCCTGGCGCGCGACGAAAATGACGGAATCGACCAGACCGGCGAGAATATGCCCCTCGGCGAAGGGCAGAAGGGGCGTCGAGTCGATGATGACGAAGCGATCGCTGTAGCGGGATTTGACCTCGGCGAGCAGCTTGGCCATGCGCACCGAGGAAAACACCTCGACGGGATCCTTCACGGGTCGCCCGGCGGGCAGCACCGAGAGCTTGCCGATGCCGGTCTTGACCAGCGCCTCGCCCACATCGAGCCCGTCGAGAACGCAGTCGGCCAGCCCGATGCCGGCTTGCAGCCCCAGATAGTTCATGATGGTGGGCCGCCGCAGATCGGCCTCGACGAGCAGGACCGTATGATCGTATTCCTGCGCCAGGGTGATGGCCAGGTTGAGGGCCGTCACCGTCTTGCCCTCGCCGCCGACGGTACTGGTGACGAGCACCGAATTGCGGCTTTTCTCGCTGCGCGTCATCTTGATGAGCAGCGACTTGAGCTTGCGGTACTGCTCGGAAATGGGCGAGGAGGGCTGCGTGGCCGTGATCAGGCAGGGGTTGTTCACCAGCGGGCGAGGCACCTGCTCGAAGGCCGCGTAATCAAGATGGGCTTTGTGGGAACCGGCAGGAACCCTCGCTTCAGGTGCCGCGGACGGCGTGAATCCGTCGAGGGTTTCCTGGGATCGTTTCTGGATGGCCTTTTCCAGGGCCTTTTCAATACGGCTCATGTCTGTTCCTTAAATGATGAAGCTCATGACTTTGCCGACAAGCTGATCAAGCCGGGTATCAATGATGAACTGGTCGATGACCCCGAGACCGAGGGCGTCGTGCAGCAGAAAACCGCCGACGATCAAGAAACCGCAAGCCGCGCAGGCATAGCGCGCCATGTTGAACTTTTTGCGCCGTGCTTCCAGGACAGGATTGGGAATGCTGGGAATCTCCGCCAGAATGGGCACGCCGAGTTGGCGCAGGTCATTGACATCCTTGAATTTTCCACTGATCAGCTCAAGCAGGACGACCAGCGCTATGCCCGCGCCGAAGCCGACGAACACGCCGAACAGCATCACCTTGAGGCGATCGATGCTCACGGGAGTGCGCGGCAACACCGCCGGATCGACGATGCGGAAGGTGGTGGTCTTGTCGGCCACCTCCATCTGCTTGGAGACCTCCGTCACACCCTGGCGCTGAAGCAACTGCTCGTAGAGGCTCTGATAGTTGTTGCGCTCGCGTTCCAGATCGGCCAGAACCTTTTTCTCCTCGGGATAATCGCGCAGCTTGATCTGGGTCTGCTGCACCAGGGCGTGCAACTCGCGCTCGCGCCCATCGAGGGCCTGATACTCGGATTCAGCCATGTTGAGGCGCATCTTGAGATCGACATAGACCGGATCCTCGGACGGATTGAAAGCGCCCTCGGCCAGTGCCGCGTCGCCGGCGCCGGGACTTTCGCCGCCCTGGCGAATGGCGTCGATGCGCGCCTGCAGGCGAACCAGTTCGGGATGGCCTTCGTTGTACACCTGCAAGAGTTCGCGCCGCCGTGCCTCGAGCTGCGCGATCTGCGCGGCGCCGCCGTCGAGCATGGACGCGGCCAGGGGATTGCCGGGATTGCGCGCGGAGGCTTTGCGCATCAGCTCAAGCTGCTTGCGCATGGCGGTGATGCCGGCCATCATCTGGTTCTTCTGCACCTTGAGCTGCTCGATCTCGGCCTCGTAGCGGCTGATGTTGCCGAGCAGGGCGCCTTCGCTGACGGTGGAGTAGATTTCACGCTCGCGGCGAAACTGGATGATTTTGTCTTGCGCTTCATCGAGCTTGTTCTTGAAAAACGCAAGCTGCTCGGAGATGAACCGGCTGGCGCCGAAGGCCTCCTCGCGCTTGGAGGAAATGTTCTCCTCGACATAGGTCTGCACCAGGGCATTGACGAAATCGCGGGCGAAGGCCGGATTCTCGTCGCGCAGCGAGACGATGAACAGATCGCCGCCGCGCAGCCGAATACTGGTGGCCCGCTGGTATTTGTTGATCATGGCCTCGAACTGTTCGGGCGTTGGGGCTCTCAAGTCCGCGTCGAGTTTTTTCAGGGTGCGCGAGATCAGATCGCGACTGAGCATGTAATCACGCAGCACCCGGATGCGATCGTTCATGGACGGGGTGATGGTGATGCCCTTGAGCAGCCCGTCGATCATGTTGCGCTCGATGAAGACGGTGCTTGACGCCTCGTATTTCTTGGTCATGAAAAAGCTCGCGCCCGCGATGCTCACCATGACCAGCAAGCTGGTGAAGAGAAAAATGAAGCGTTTCTTGTAGACCAGAAACAGATACTTCTTGACCTGCTTGAGCGGACTTTCCATGACGGCCTCTAAAAAATTCCTTCACTGACGATGACCAGATCGCCGCGGCGCAGCTCGATGTTCTGCTTGAGATCGCCCTGGCTCATGAGATCCTTGGCGTTGACGCGGATTTCCTGCATGTTGTTGCCGTCCTTGCGCAGCACCATGACGCGGTTTTCCCGCGCGAAT from Geoalkalibacter sp. includes these protein-coding regions:
- the wecB gene encoding non-hydrolyzing UDP-N-acetylglucosamine 2-epimerase, with the translated sequence MKILCVVGARPNFMKVAPIIDELKRRGIDYLLVHTGQHYDEKMSKLFFVDLGMPKPDVDLEVGSGSHARQTGEVLMRIEPVLERERPDVVIVVGDVNSTLAATLAAAKLCIPVAHVEAGLRSFDRAMPEEINRLMTDSVADFLFTTEELASEHLRREGIPEEKIFFVGNTMIDSLMKHVRRADDSPILRQLGVAPKSYGVVTLHRPSNVDEPGNLRGILEALSTIARELPLVFPVHPRTRKRISEFGLDDLLAQGFILSEPLGYLDFLKLNKDARIVLTDSGGIQEETTVLGVPCITLRHNTERPITVTAGTNQLVGSDKQQILAAAAKVLGGQAEKKQVPPLWDGHAAGRIVDILVKSL
- a CDS encoding XrtA/PEP-CTERM system-associated ATPase; the protein is MYEAFFNFTRKPFELVPNPDFLFPSKSHKKAITYLDYGIKEKVGFILLSGEVGAGKTTLVRNLVRSIRGKTPLAIVFNTSVDSAQLIAMINEDFGLAVEGKGKGELIRDLNSFLIDEFGKGMQPVLIIDEAQNLSPEHLEEIRLLSNLETDSAKLLQIILVGQPEIRAMIARPELRQLRQRISVSCHLDPLTREEVEEYILHRMEKAGNRAAVSTSPEVFDAIHSYSRGIPRLINIICDFLLVAAFAEETRELNLDLARDVLGDLDLDHRYWTDRVTPPKALVSESPPSPDLLDRLIQHMQSLEEKISALPADTEGKGGDAALLISENNRVLSGSLDRLAKDVGLIYKTLQQVQFEIEALKTQVRDQQSRPTSPTQTAKPAPQPGLLKRMFG
- a CDS encoding XrtA-associated tyrosine autokinase, whose amino-acid sequence is MSRIEKALEKAIQKRSQETLDGFTPSAAPEARVPAGSHKAHLDYAAFEQVPRPLVNNPCLITATQPSSPISEQYRKLKSLLIKMTRSEKSRNSVLVTSTVGGEGKTVTALNLAITLAQEYDHTVLLVEADLRRPTIMNYLGLQAGIGLADCVLDGLDVGEALVKTGIGKLSVLPAGRPVKDPVEVFSSVRMAKLLAEVKSRYSDRFVIIDSTPLLPFAEGHILAGLVDSVIFVARQDYTPFDKLKEALASLKTPNLLGVVCNDIDGGITGTGYYGYYGYYKYAEKGS
- a CDS encoding TIGR03087 family PEP-CTERM/XrtA system glycosyltransferase, with the protein product MRKNILYLAHRIPYPPNKGDKIRTFHEVKHLAEMHDLYLAFLVDDPADIKHVDALREFCVDLAWERIEPRWKKIQVAPQMLLGKPLSLPYFYSPRLQRAIDAWATTRKFDAVVCFSGPMAEYVFRSDALAGQGAKRIMDFCDVDSDKWGQYAVDAKFPMNIVYGLEQKRLLAYEARVNQTFDHSVFTTDQEVRLFRDLVPAARNLHVVGNGVDFDYFAPGAGRGEALPRPRATQRVAPTTDDSAGDLVFTGAMDYHANVDAVVWFCREILPRIREAGIDADFCIVGGKPTPEVQALGQIAGVQVTGFVDDIRPWYARAAVSVIPLRLARGVQNKVLEAMAMGRPVVTTRKVAEGVGAKDGDHLLVADGHKAFAGAVIDLYQDPAARRQLGEAARRFVVENFDWRRNMEKLEKFL
- a CDS encoding XrtA system polysaccharide deacetylase, whose product is MTLNALSIDVEDYFQVSAFEGISPPDTWECRELRVERNTERVLELLDEAGGVRATFFILGWVAERCPDLVRRIAAGGHEIASHGFGHQRICFLDPAAFREDVRRSKGLLEDLCGRAVHGYRAPSYSISERTPWAFDELHAAGYLYDSSICPVRHDFYGMPHWPRFSCMAVKGADGSWCPLPHTLQETKALHSIPVSTVRLGGRNIPIAGGGYFRLFPYAVTRWGLNSINTDEKRPFVFYLHPWELDPGQPRMSGAGWKSRFRHYLNLDKTEKRFVRLLKDFRFAPIREVFGIQ
- a CDS encoding TIGR03016 family PEP-CTERM system-associated outer membrane protein, which encodes MKSMIFQLAAAGSLLLLCASAAQAAFSFTPRVLVRGEYNDNLSLTKDNKESDFITTLHPGFNLTWETRPVTLSLDYGLRFRYYLDHSERNEDSLRQSQRASLAADFNLYREVLFLNITDVYERVTIDEGGAGGIDNDLINLTDSNRLRVNPYLRLQPWRTVTLRADYIYDNVWYERDEAIDYENHTGSLTLTKEISAKVQGWVSGSHSLHRPRSNDRGPTPDADRDFDRSDARAGLNWAPTERLSFDGYYGKGWIDYLDRANQTLDLYGLGFRYLLGPEKTLGARYDITTSFSVNNGLVENKRYEAFIEFTPRLTSRWSVFYRESDYLILDRFDETLGVSVGGEYPWTNKVGLSYLVLLTRHDREELGVPSEKFKRYGTRLGLYRDMRIGRFHLGYTWNKNDSDIGGNDYTNNIVWAEMRFVF
- a CDS encoding XrtA system polysaccharide chain length determinant yields the protein MESPLKQVKKYLFLVYKKRFIFLFTSLLVMVSIAGASFFMTKKYEASSTVFIERNMIDGLLKGITITPSMNDRIRVLRDYMLSRDLISRTLKKLDADLRAPTPEQFEAMINKYQRATSIRLRGGDLFIVSLRDENPAFARDFVNALVQTYVEENISSKREEAFGASRFISEQLAFFKNKLDEAQDKIIQFRREREIYSTVSEGALLGNISRYEAEIEQLKVQKNQMMAGITAMRKQLELMRKASARNPGNPLAASMLDGGAAQIAQLEARRRELLQVYNEGHPELVRLQARIDAIRQGGESPGAGDAALAEGAFNPSEDPVYVDLKMRLNMAESEYQALDGRERELHALVQQTQIKLRDYPEEKKVLADLERERNNYQSLYEQLLQRQGVTEVSKQMEVADKTTTFRIVDPAVLPRTPVSIDRLKVMLFGVFVGFGAGIALVVLLELISGKFKDVNDLRQLGVPILAEIPSIPNPVLEARRKKFNMARYACAACGFLIVGGFLLHDALGLGVIDQFIIDTRLDQLVGKVMSFII
- a CDS encoding FemAB family XrtA/PEP-CTERM system-associated protein, with the protein product MNIRGFQESDGPAWDEFVLSRTEGTAYQLTGWKQAVESAYGFRGAYLLAKQGSTLRGVLPLIDFRVPLAGRALISLPYCDAGGVLADSAEVAEALYHEALVLAERRGARCTIRSTAPLAFAGEAQTGKVRMLLDLPSGSAALLSSLKSKLRSQVNKPARDGLTTKLGGAELVGDFYGIFSANMRDLGSPVHSRRWIEAVVSAYGQRARVAVVYTPHGKAAAAGIVLRHATTISIPWASSLRKYNNLNANMLLYWTFLSQAADEGFKVFDFGRSTPGEGTYRFKEQWGARPHPLHWYEAAAATRQGTDATPSRKRRMAAALWSRMPEAGTLWLGPRIRKYISL
- a CDS encoding TIGR04063 family PEP-CTERM/XrtA system glycosyltransferase, yielding MKILHILDHSLPLHSGYTFRSQSIFRAQRARGWQPLVVTSPKHEQSWKGAWAPREEIGGFTYHRTGRVEESSVPFITEGRIMRALTKRILEVAETEKPDILHAHSPVLNAIPAVRAGRKLGLPVVYEIRAFWEDAAVDHGTYAEESCKYKLVRGIETRACRQVDQVAILCNGLKYDLVKRGIPEDKITPVFNGVNPDDFKPSPPDAEFQQAWNLAGKTVIGFIGSFYRYEGLDLLVRAFAEISSERADTVLLLVGGGETEGELKQLIAQLGIAERVILPGRIDHQRIPGVYALVDFLVYPRYPMRLTDLVTPLKPLEAMAMGKVLLAGDVGGHRELIRHGQNGLLFPAGNAEALAQALREVLADEGLCAHIRAQAPEWVVKHHSWQITTAVYEEIYAKAMHTAAGRLPVHRRSSVAAV